The DNA sequence ttcaaaaaagaactggataaatacatggaggttaggtccagccaggatgagcagggatggtgtccgtagcctctgtttgccagaagctgggaatgggcaacaggggatggatcacttgatgattccctgttctgttcattccctctggggcacctggcattggtcactgtcagaaggcaggatactggcctagatggacctttggtctgacccagtatggccgttcttatgtagtcTAAAGAAGGGACAGGCAAAGCATTTGGGATTGTCTCAACGTGGACCAGACCCTTCACCAATAACTGAACCATTTAGCGAGAGTGGAaacatttcagctgttagtggcaGTCGTGGGTTGGCTGGTTGGGTGTGCGTCTTCCTGAGAAATAAAACAGACCCCCCAGTCTGGTTCTCTGCTACCCTAAATCATGTCCTGGGTGGAGCTGCGCTGGTTTGCGTTAGCGGAGAATCCGGGCTTTGTGCATATTCCCACACCCTTTTCTTGGTGGCTTCACTGTGGCCGGGGACCAAGCCAACACTCAGGCGCTGCACACAGGGCTGACATGAATTCCCTCTCTCCTAGGCACCAAATCTGATCTTCCTGGCCGTCAGTCCGGAGGAGAAAGAGTCCTGGATCAACGCCCTCAACTCCGCCATCACCCGAGCCAAAAACCGCATCTTAGATGAGGTGAGAAGTTCTCTCGGGGCTGGGCCCCAGCTCCGTTGTCTCAGCCTTAATCTTCAGTGAAGCCTTTGGCTTCAGCTCTCCTGCCTAAGGTACGTCTGCACAGCAGCCAGTCTCCCAGCCTGGGCCAGCAGaccgctaaaaatagctgtgtagaggTTGTGGCTCGGGCTGTGAAGCctggggtgggcttcagagcacGAGCCACGACTTACCAGCACAGTCTGCACAACCGTTTTTAACACAGTAGCATGAGCTCTGCTGTGATCCTGACTCTGTCAGCCCGGGAGGCTGGCTGCTGCGAGCTGCCGTTGGCTGTGTAGACGAACCTGTGGTGGGAAAGGCCCCCCGCGCTTCCGACCCCAGCGCAAGcacatccctctttctcagcctCAGACCCAATGGTGCAAAGCCGCTGGGGTTTGGCTAATGGCAATCGGCGCGTGGGGGGATCGGCGATTGCCACGCTGGCTCTGGCGGACACTCTGTGACCATCTAGCGCGTAATAAGCCAGCAGTGATTACATGCCGTGCTGCCTGACTTCCATATGCCGCGGGCAACTCCTAGGGGCTGGCTATCCCGGGAGAACAGCCTTCTGAGACGTAGCCCCATAAAGCACCCAGGGGGTCACCTGGACAACAGACGAGATGCGAGGCCCATCTTGCCCTCACTAAAGTGCACAGGAATCCACCctattgtctgtcttgtctgtttagactgtgagctcctcggggcagggactggctctagATAAGTGTCTGCGCAGGCCCTAGCTAATAGCCAAGGAGGAATTTGGGCCTTGTATTTTTAACTACCCGGAGAGTAGCgtcccccgccccatccctcccacctccccatttAAGGTTCCTTCCCATGGCAAGTGTGATGCAATGGGGTGAAGATGAGAATGAGGCCCTGAGCAAGGCCTTGCCTGTACCCAGAAGTTGCACCAGGTTAACTCAGGCTGGTTTTTAAGCCAGTGAAAAGCCCTATGTGGATGCATGTCAGAGACTGAGGCGAGGATGGGTCAGGCCTAGAGGTTGGAGCGGTGGCAGTCAGGCCCGGgggtcagagctggaatcagGAGTCAAGAGCAGGATGAGAACAAGGTAAGagtagggctgggagctgggctggagcaggctaaGGCCCATGAAGTCTGTCACTTCTCTCCGGCACGGGACGATTCCAAGCCACGAAGCTACATTGGGCATACTGAGCTGCTCTTTCTCCCATGAGGCTTATATACCCGCCTTGAGAGTCACCTGACCAGCTCCCAGCTTGGGGATTGGCTGCAGTCTAACACAGGAATGACTCATCCCCTTGTGGAGTTCAGGGGTGACTCATCACCTCACAGTGCACTTGTATCATTTTAAATCTGGCTGTCTCCGTTCAGCTTGCGCTTGTAGGCGTGGTGTGCGCACAGGTAACCGGACAGGCCAATCCAGCTGTTCACCAACGCGCTGTGTGATAGCAGCAGGAGGACGAACTGTAGGGGCATAGGCCAGCATGGGGATATGATCTCACTCCTGTTAGAATACGGTCACTTCCAAAGTGGCTGAATTATTGTGAACTAAAGTGCGGGATGAACCCAAACAAGGTTGTTTGTGTGAGGATGCGAGGGAGTTTCTGCTGGAAAAAGCAAAGATGTATTGGTCCAACTTCCCCATGCAAATAAGGCCTACATTTACCAGCACAAGCAAAACTGATGCAAACCAGGTTTAAATTGATAGGAGTGTCCACACGCAAAGTGGCATCTGTTTAACTACATCGGCATAAAATTGTACCTTTATCTAAACTGGTACAAGCAGCTCTCAGTCTGGGAAAGCAATGCTCTTGCATATGGCTTGCCATGGCAGATATGGGGTCTGCAATTCAAAGGAGGGCCTCGAAATGGTTTAATAGCCTAGCAGGTGGTTTTACCCTTGCCTGTCCCTCACCTAGGTGTGATGCCCTGTGATCAATCCAGCCCACATTCACCCGTAATTCAAGTCTAGGGACTTCCCTATTGTGAATTGTTTTACACTGAAGCTGGTCAGATAATACGGTGATGGGTAGCAGTATAAAAACCTCAGATAAGTGGTTAGAGTCTCATAATTCTCTTGCCTTTGGCTCCACCAAAAGCTCTACCAGTTAGCGGTCTGCAAACGCCTTTCAAGAGCAGACAGCACATCACATGAATCTTTGCCAGTGTCTGGAAGGTTCAGATGAGTTACCGCCAGTGGAATTCTTTTGCCCGTCCCAAATAATTGATTCCACTTCAAAGCAAGTTTTGATTCAAATGGTGTTCGGCGAACATTAGAGCTCTTGGGTTTCGCTGGTGCATTTCATAATGCAAAGCTGTTTTTTTTATTAGCTGGCATATTTGCCAGGGCTGACCTGCAAACTGTATGTTTGACTGTCGGATTTGCAGTTTGCAATTCAAACAATCTGCCGGCCGAGAGTTCCTCCCTGAAGAAATGAGCACATTTTTCTGTACATTGGAAAATGTTGCCATCAGCGCGTGGACAGATCGCAGATGGAAAGACAAAACTGGTTAAATAAATTATGCACCAGGAATTATCGACCCGGCTCCTGTTACAGAGGCAGGGAGTGATGGCTTGTGGTTTGCATTTCTCAGGCACTGGGATGCTTGATGACCTTTATTGTCCTTGCAGGTGACTGTTGAGGAGGACAGCTACCTCGCCCATCCGACCCGCGACAGAGCGAAAATCCAGCACTCCAGACGGCCTCCGACACGGGGACACTTGATGGCTGTGGTACGTAGGCTAAACCCCGGGCACAAGTTCAGATAGATCATCTACGACGTTAGCAATcccttatatatttatttattttgaaatggatGGAAGAAGATACAGAGTCTTTTATCTCTGGGTTGAAATGCAACCCGGGTTGGTGAGGACTGATGGCTGTTTCCTGGCCTGTGTGAACTGAAAAGGCATGTCTTATTCTAGTTCCTAGTACAGAAGTGccttacaggtgggaaactgaggcatggggtggATTaaaagacttgcccaaggtcacaggagGAGGATGTGTCTGAGCTGGGAActggacccaggtgtcctgagcctCAGCCACTAGTctacccccgcccccaacaccATTCCTCCTGGTGCCTGTTTCCACGCTGGCAGGGATGGGCTAGATGGGCTCATTAGAAATGCACAGAGAGGTTGATTAGTGCCATTGTTGCTGTGACGCTCAAAGTAATGGGTGGGCGGCCTCTGCATCCATCTGCTCACAGTTCCCGCCTTTCTCTCCATGCTCTGCAGGCATCTACCTCAACATCGGATGGCATGCTGACACTGGACCTCATCCAAGAGGAAGACGCCTCTCCCGAGGACCACGGGACCTGTGAAGAGAGTTTCCGGGTAGATCTGGATAAGTCCGTGGCGCACCTCGCTGCCGGACGGCGCCGGTCAGATTCGGAGAACATCAAGTCCTCGGAGAAAGGCCGGTCAGTGAGCCTGCCGAGACGGGAGGCGATCTCGTGGGACAAAACTGGGAAACGCAATGATGCCTTTGAGAAAGGGACCATGTACACCCCGCAGGTCCCCAAAAAGCTCTCGCACTCGGAAAAGAACAAATGTGCCTCCATGGAGGAGATTTTGTCTCGCCGGGACTCTTCTGCGCACCGGGCAGTGCTGAGGAAGGGGCTGGAGGCTCAGTTTGCTTCGGGGGAGCCCGAGCAGCTGGCCCGGATACAGGAACTGGTTGCACTGAAACTGGAAAAAACTCAGGAACTGCTGGCGGAGGTGAAGGGCTATGGGGAAGGGAAGCGAAAGACAAAAGATTTCgccgctgctgccaccaccacctctTCCTCTTCCAAGTCGGACTCTGAAAGCATCTTGCAGGAGACGCAGAGGTTGCTGGGCGAGGCCTCCTCCACCTGGAGCCAGGCCAAGAAGGTGTTACAGGAGATTAAAGAGCTAAGGGACCTGTACAAACAGTTAGAACTGCAGCCGTCGGACCCTAAACCCAAACAGATCTCACAGTCTCAGTACAGGAAGAGCATGATGTGAAGGCACGCTTCAGGGTGGGGCGGTGgtgatttctttttattattatttacagtgtTCGAAACAGTACAACGTGCCTGTTCTCATCAAAACTTGCTCCTCACGCttgaccccttcccctccccaggtctTCCCCTGTCCCCAGATGAAACAAAAGGTGTTCCAATAAATCAGTTTGGATTcctattttttttcaaagtatCCTTTCTCTGCGTTCTTGGGCTGCTCGTGTCATGCTTGCAGGATGGAAGATCACCAAGACCTGGAAAGCTCCCGGCATACTTGTGGAGACATACGCACAGCAGCCGGGGTAGATATTCTCCCTCTATAGAAGCCCTGGGTTTGCTGCTCTGAACCCAGAGCTGCGGTTCTGTGTCCAGCGTTACAGCTCCTTGATCAAGAGCGTTGGCAACTTAGTTTATGTTTTTCCTCCTCTTTAAAAAAGAGTCAGCACGTGGAGGTCCCCGTTATCCAAAAACTGTTTGGAAGATGCTTGCCAGTGACATCCAAGCCAGGGTTGGAATTCCGCTGTCAGAACGAGGAGATTCACGGCCTGGAATGCAGTCTGACGTGTCATGAGAGGCATCGGGCGCTCCTTCCTGGACTGCAGTTAACAGGGCTCTTCCCTGGCGTTCCTGCACTGATCCCAAACCCTCTTTTGCAAACTCCTGTGGCAGGCAGCTGTTAATACATGTGGTACAAATACAGCCCTCCCTACGGAGGCAACAGGTATGCAATCTGTGTTAAAACTAACCCTGTCTGTAGGCTGACAGCTGATGCTTCGGAGACACCCCCTGGCCCAGTGCAATGAGATTTAGCAACCACAATGTCTTCCTTCTTGTGCAGATGATCAAAGCCTGGAGTCCAACGGGCAGtcattatttgtttttcattgttcttTCCTTCATTTAGGCTGGAGTGAAATGGAAAGTCAGGGTTTGGCACAGAGGGCAACAGAAAAGCTGAGAATTGCAGTTGgtttaatgggcctgattctgctctcgctCACACTCCGTTTACACAATCGATCCTCACACCATTGTCTCTTAGCTGACACCGATGTGAGGTCAGTATCAGGCCCACTGAAACTCAAACGGATCCCAAATTAGAGCTCAGATATCCTCGCCTGGCTGATGTCTAGCACTTTTCTAAATAGGTGGCTCAGCTTTCATGTACTTAAGCAGCAGGACAAGAGGGAAATATGCGAAGATTTCTCTCAGGGCTTAAAGTACACTGGCAAATTAACATCAGTTGTTTTTTCCAAGAAATCTAATTTCCTTGCCTAAGTTGCAAAGAACCCCTGAGAATATTAAAAACAACTGAGTTTTAAATGACTAATTTCCTTTTCACTGTTTACATTTTGTACCTCTCACATATTTGAAATGAGAGGAGTTATGTTGACGTCTgtgtctggtcagtttcactcatATTGCCGGCTAAGGCTGTgatgtttgggttgcaaatgcTGCAAGGAAATGTTgatctgtgttttttaaaaactcccaCCAGTTGAAATTAAATAACATTGGTGGAAATATTTCTATTGGCCTGAGCTTCTTTAACAGCTGGTGGTTGGCAAAGCTTAAATTTGGGGCCCAATTTCacctgacaatgtccctttaagtTATTCATGACTCTTTTCAAAACCGATCCTTCAAACGGCAGAAGAATCTCGGGCTCATTTCAGTTCTTATCACAAAGCCACACAGTCATGCTGTCGTGATAGAAATGGGGAGATTTGGCTTTTACAGAATTTACAAGAAGTAtccttttcttgattttttttttaaacatgttggACCATTCAACGGGTGAATTTTTACAGTCAGTGGAATCAGATttcatctcttaaaaaaaaaaaaaggagagatttaaaaaaaacaaaaacctgacaTGTAAGCCATTCTGACAGTGCCCTTCTATGTCATCTCTCTTTGATCCagaaggaaacaagaaaaaaaaacttcaaatagTTTTCAGATATAATGTTAAGCATTAAAAATAACCCGGTTCTCAAAATAGAAAAGCTGTTTTAAAATCAGAGGTTCTAATTACACTGGATTAGCCTGGACATGTGTCATGAGTGGGGTTGAGATTCTAGGCACTGGAATAATATCAAAACACTTGATTGGGTTATATAGTTCTAGCAAGATGCCCAAAGTCTCAGGTGCATATGGGGGGTCACTGAACACACTCGAGAATCCCACAGTTATGTAGAACCTTGTTCCTTCAAAATCTGTCTTGTGCAACCTGCCAAGATAGTGACAAAAACTGCTTGGTTAACAGGGGTGGTTATCTGActataggaaaaacaaaacagtccTAGAGACTTTGCAGGTGTCTTGAATAGTCATCTAAGACAGGGGTGGAGTTGCCCATTGGAAGTGGGGCTTGGTGCAAGTTTCACTCTATGggagtaattacccagggttccaggcaggtttgtacagTAGTTCTGCTACCTTGAAGCTAGCTTGGACATATCTACAAGAATGGTGGTTACACCCTGTggccgcagtgtagacatactctgtgtATTTACGGAGCTAAGGAGTTCCAGCACCTTGGCAGGAGACCACCTGTCAGTTTGGAAGCAGGTGTGTCCTACAATGAAAACTCACATGTCACATAGttgttagagctgggcaaaattttgcaAAAGGTTCTAAGCTTGGGACCAGGTTTTGCCGAGCTTCACCAACCTTCCTGCTAACCTACGGTGGACTTCTGGGCAAACGGGGGCGGGCAGAGTTATGGTTTGTGGACGGAACCATTCCGTATGGATTTGCCTGGTTTTGACCCCCAAATTGGGCAGTTGTGGGTTTGGTTCAACCCAAAACTCCCGTGATACAAACCCAGTGAAGTGAATTCAAAAAAGAAACCATCACACTAGTGCCCATGAAAACCAAACCAGGCAAGTTTCATACCGCTCTAGCCACTGCATTTATGTCTGGACATCATGATTCTACATCAGCACAGAGTCATGATGTGATGCTGTGAGATCACGCTCTCCTCATCATGCCATAGTGACATTGCTCTTACCCCGGAGCATCCCAAAAGGTAGGGATACAAAAATTACCCAATCAAAAACTGGGATGAGTGGCGACTCGAAGGAATTGGAATCTTCCCCATCCAATCAAATTCCTAAAGTCTCCCCTGCCCATGACCTCAGAGgggatgttgggggtggggaggaagaggtaTGGAGGGCCATCTCCCACTCCTTGCTTCTGCACCTGGGTCATGAACATCGCCATGGTTTTCATGACTCTTCCGCGCCTTGGGCTCCCCCAAAATGCCTATGGCAGCTGCTTCTGAGTgacattctggccccactgacatcagtgaagccaggattccACCTTCTGACTTGAAGCAGAGCTAACTTTACGATTTTGAGGGTCCCAACAAAGGGGTTATTTTTGAGGTGCTTATTCCCCTTCTATCTCCCAACTCcatctctccttctccctccctggtcgATGAGCCTAGAGAGCACTTGGCTTTTACAATCCCATGCTGTGGCACAAAGAGAGGCCCCAAAGCTGGGCAGGCCTGTCCCACTCCTTTGGCCTTTTCTCCACCCAGCAGCGT is a window from the Malaclemys terrapin pileata isolate rMalTer1 chromosome 21, rMalTer1.hap1, whole genome shotgun sequence genome containing:
- the PLEKHO1 gene encoding pleckstrin homology domain-containing family O member 1 isoform X2, translated to MQPEKVGWVRKFCGKGIFREIWKNRYVVLKGDQLYISEKEVKDEKNIQEVFDLSDYEKCEELRKSKSRSKKNHSKFTLAHSKQPGNTAPNLIFLAVSPEEKESWINALNSAITRAKNRILDEVTVEEDSYLAHPTRDRAKIQHSRRPPTRGHLMAVASTSTSDGMLTLDLIQEEDASPEDHGTCEESFRVDLDKSVAHLAAGRRRSDSENIKSSEKGRSVSLPRREAISWDKTGKRNDAFEKGTMYTPQVPKKLSHSEKNKCASMEEILSRRDSSAHRAVLRKGLEAQFASGEPEQLARIQELVALKLEKTQELLAEVKGYGEGKRKTKDFAAAATTTSSSSKSDSESILQETQRLLGEASSTWSQAKKVLQEIKELRDLYKQLELQPSDPKPKQISQSQYRKSMM
- the PLEKHO1 gene encoding pleckstrin homology domain-containing family O member 1 isoform X1, translated to MMKKNNSAKRGPQDGNQQSMQPEKVGWVRKFCGKGIFREIWKNRYVVLKGDQLYISEKEVKDEKNIQEVFDLSDYEKCEELRKSKSRSKKNHSKFTLAHSKQPGNTAPNLIFLAVSPEEKESWINALNSAITRAKNRILDEVTVEEDSYLAHPTRDRAKIQHSRRPPTRGHLMAVASTSTSDGMLTLDLIQEEDASPEDHGTCEESFRVDLDKSVAHLAAGRRRSDSENIKSSEKGRSVSLPRREAISWDKTGKRNDAFEKGTMYTPQVPKKLSHSEKNKCASMEEILSRRDSSAHRAVLRKGLEAQFASGEPEQLARIQELVALKLEKTQELLAEVKGYGEGKRKTKDFAAAATTTSSSSKSDSESILQETQRLLGEASSTWSQAKKVLQEIKELRDLYKQLELQPSDPKPKQISQSQYRKSMM